The sequence below is a genomic window from Candidatus Babeliaceae bacterium.
CTGTAATGTATTGCTTTGATTAATATCCATCCATACCGGGCTTGCTACTTCCTGCCATTTAGCAACTGGATATTGTTTTACATCATGGGTAACACGTTCTTCGCACTCTCCTGAATTGCGCATTGTTACTAAATAATCAGGTACGCCTTGACGCGACATTGTAGCATTACCACGTACTGTTTTATGTAATAGCCCTAATGCTTTTGTTCTTTGCATAGCAACTACTGGATTTTTCCAAATAACCACTTCTGAATGAAAAATAAAGCCATGTTTTTGAAATGCGCGAATTAAATCACCTCGAAAATCTTTCAATCCAATAAATCCATCCATTTGTTTTGACGTTGGTAACAACATACAATGAAATGATAAATTGCGCCCAGGTTTTAAAACTCTGGCTAATTCTTTGATAATAAAATCAAAGTGGACAAAGAAATCATCATAATCTCGGCAATTTCCTAGATCACGAGGAGAGTTACTGTAAGTGTACAATGATGCGAAAGGTGGAGAATGAATACAATAATCAACGCTATTAGTGGGCAATAATGGTAATATTTCACAACTATCACCATTATATATTGAATATTTATCTGTAACTACTTGATTTAAAACTACTTCACTCATTTTTTTAAAATTCCTTAATAAATTCTTTATTTATATTTTCTTTACTATGTACAAATTTATGACATTCTTTACATAGTAAAACTAAATTATTAACATCTGTTCTTAATTCTCTTACCATAAATGAAACGATATGATGTATATGAAAATTTCCTCTGTTTTTTTCTTCATTATGATGTTTATTACATTTTTGACAAAAAGCATTATCACGCTTCCATACTTCTTTTACTGAGTTTGTCCATTCTTCACTAGAATAAACAGATTGTCTTTCTGGTGTTAATCCACCTTGCCAATTCGGATGCAACGAACCAAATTTACCTTTCCAGTATGGTTCATTACATTTACCCCATGGAACCCTTCCATCTGCAATAGCAATTTCACTTAATCTTTTCTTTGTTTCTTCTGTATGTTTTTTCCCTCTAAATGTACTACCATCTTTTAATAAATGACTTGTATCATGCCCTCTTGTCCTAGTTGGTATTCCATAATCTCTAATCCATTCCCAAACACGCTTAGAATCTCTCCCTATTTCCCTTGCTATTTGATTGGCGCTTTTACCAATAATAATATACTCATTTTCTAACCACTCCTTAGTAAATCCTAATAATTCTCTTTGTTTTGTTTGCCATTTACCTTTGCATTGTTTATCACAAAAATAATTTTTAGATTTATTGTTTGTATATCTAATTAATTTATTATCACAATTTGAACAATTAACATTCTCTTTAGCCATTATTTACTTAACCTTATGTTAGTTTATTATATATAATAGCATAAGGTGTTATAAATATCAAATATTACAAGAATACTGGTAATTGTATTTTAACACTTGGGATATAATCGTTAGATTCTTTTTTAAATCCTAACAATTCGCTACGCACCGAATCAATAACTAATGATTGTAATTCGCATGCCATTTCTTTTGCTCTTTTTTCTTTTCTTAATAAATTATCTTTAACTGCGCCCTCGGTATCACAGCTGAATAAATGCACATTAACTTGTTCTTTTTGCCCAAATCGATAGCACCGTCTAACGGATTGATAATAAGCTTCAAATGAGTCTGTAACGCCAACAAAAGCCATATTATTGCATACTTGCCAATTCATCCCCCATCCAGCTATTTTGCTTTTACTAATTAAAACCCTTATTTTACCTGCGGCAAAATCCATCATTGCTTTTTCTTTAAATTCCTCA
It includes:
- a CDS encoding HNH endonuclease signature motif containing protein, which translates into the protein MAKENVNCSNCDNKLIRYTNNKSKNYFCDKQCKGKWQTKQRELLGFTKEWLENEYIIIGKSANQIAREIGRDSKRVWEWIRDYGIPTRTRGHDTSHLLKDGSTFRGKKHTEETKKRLSEIAIADGRVPWGKCNEPYWKGKFGSLHPNWQGGLTPERQSVYSSEEWTNSVKEVWKRDNAFCQKCNKHHNEEKNRGNFHIHHIVSFMVRELRTDVNNLVLLCKECHKFVHSKENINKEFIKEF